A single window of Nicotiana sylvestris chromosome 3, ASM39365v2, whole genome shotgun sequence DNA harbors:
- the LOC104216845 gene encoding uncharacterized protein: MSIPHGASWMIRKIFETKQIINQLHKPLDEQKSTIKYIYLQLIPIHSKMDWRCLMFQNNARPKAIFTMWLQNHGRLLTKDRLKKWGLHMDEICVLCQADKETREHLFAECSYANRLWNRLSQWDHVHSIVPNTWIQFFQLIIHHSKGKTASVMLLKMMYAEYIHVLWRERNTRIFEGASREREALVYVNRLSKI; this comes from the coding sequence ATGAGTATCCCTCATGGTGCAAGCTGGATGATcaggaagatttttgaaactaaaCAGATAATCAATCAACTTCACAAGCCACTTGATGAGCAAAAGAGTACTATTAAGTACATATATTTACAATTGATACCAATTCACTCTAAGATGGATTGGAGATGCTTAATGTTCCAGAACAATGCTAGACCAAAAGCCATATTTACTATGTGGCTACAGAACCATGGAAGATTGCTAACAAAAGACAGGCTGAAAAAATGGGGTCTCCATATGGATGAGATATGTGTGTTGTGCCAGGCTGATAAGGAAACAAGAGAACACTTGTTTGCAGAATGCTCATATGCCAACAGATTATGGAACAGGTTATCTCAATGGGATCATGTCCACTCCATTGTTCCTAACACTTGGATACAGTTTTTCCAGCTCATCATTCATCACTCGAAAGGGAAGACAGCTTCAGTAATGCTACTTAAAATGATGTATGCTGAATACATACATGTGCTATGGAGAGAAAGGAATACTCGAATATTTGAGGGTGCAAGTAGAGAACGTGAAGCACTGGTATATgttaatcggctatctaaaatttaa